The stretch of DNA CTgaatcacattcacacagaatCACGTTCACACTGAATCACGTTCACACGGAATCACGTTCACACGGAATCACGTTCACACGGAATCACGTTCACACGGAATCACGTTCACACTGAATCACGTTCACACTGAAACACGTTCACACTGAATCACGTTCACACTGAAACACGTTCACACTGAATCACGTTCACACTGAATCACGTTCACACTGAATCACGTTCACACTGAATCACGTTCACACTGAATCACGGTTCACACTGAATCAGGTTCACACTGAATCCCGTTCACACGGAATTACGTTCACACTGAATCAGGTTCACACTGAATCAGTTTCACACTGAATCAGGTTTACACTGAATCAGGATTACACTAATTAACTCTTGGAATCCTAAGAGTTTAGCTGTTAGAGAGATGATTTCAAAATCCCTCttgtgcattttgtgttttcttcctgtcAACCCTCAACATGCAGAGAAGCAGTGACACGGTCTCTGTGAGACTCGCCTCACTTTATGGTCCTGATGTCTAGTCGAGAAATTCCTCtgaaggttgtttttttccttctgttaCCACTTAAAAACCCTTTCACCGTGCACATAATCCACATCCTGAATAGGAAAGGTAGCATCGGCTCAAATTAAAATCttagaaaaagtttaaaaaagaagaacatttaaatGGAGGAAAGAACCAATTAAAACATATCTATATCTATCCATATACATCATACTGTGGTGACCCACAATATAGAGACATTTCCTGGAGACTGCGGCACCTTTAAGTATTGAGCTCTCTGGGAAAAGAGGGCGTTTTCTGGGACACTATTCCAGACGATAGTAGACTGTTTGTGGTTGTTGATACTAAAGGTGTAACCTGAAGCTGTTGGCTGTGGATAAGATTGAGAGTAAACAGACTCAACTGGATGTAACTTCTCCGTCTTGTTTGTTCCACACTCCCATAGTGCTGCATTTATTTATCTATCCGTTAATTAACCCTAGACCTGTTGTGAAGCTCGTAAAATGTGGATCACCACCTTACATTTTCACATCAGTTGAAAAAGGAAGATAACCCAACACGGAAGAGAGCTCAGCCGGAAGAGAAACTGATCCACAATCTGAGGGTTGTGAGTTCTAATCtgttgctgtttgtgtttttattttgtcagcCCACAGAGATGTTTCTTATTGTGAAAAGCCTCTCTGCAGCTCTGATACATTTCACCTGCGATGTGAGTCATTTCACTAGACTTCATTAAACAGGTTAAAACTCGTTAAGCTCAATCAAGACAGGCTCGTCATGGTGAGAAAACCCTGAAAACTGAGGGTTGACCgaagggaaacaaaaacaaacggTAAAAGAGAGCTAATTGAACTCACAACCTTCTGACAGTGAAACTGTTCCTCTACCAAGTGACCTCTCAAGACACTGATAGTTGATCTCTAACTCAGGGTCCAAATTCAAAGGTCGGCTTCACAGTTATTGGAATTCATAGCAGGTTTGACGGGTGTATTAGAGGGTTTTGATTGGTTATCTCCtctgtttaatgtttttatgcCTTTTGATTTTAACCAGTCTTAGCTTTTCCATAAAGGGTTTTCATGGATTCTCTGCATGATCAAGGTTTATTACAGCAAGTGGtcacagaaggaaaaaaaacctacAAGACAGGTTTGAACCCACAACTTTCTGACTATGGAACTGTTTCCCTTCTAGCTGAGTTCTCTAGACTTTGACTGACAGGCCGATTATTACAGGGAAGAATCTGACTTTGTCAGTTGGTTACCGTGAACGTGTTTCAGTGTGTTAATTTCGTTAACTTTGTTTGCAGGATGGTTAAGTTGAAGTTTCTGCAGCTTCACTGATCTTCTTACTCTCTCTGGTTCCTTGCGTCACTTGACTTCGAAGATGCTCCAGTGGATAAGGACACCAGTCCTCCCAATGCTGAGACGCGGGTTTGAACCCTGCCCAAGGTATGCCACCTAGGAGGGTTTGTGTtgaaatatgtatgtgtatgcggTTTCACTTGTGGggtcaaacaacaaaaactaaaaatttcCAATGCTGCGTTTGCAAAAGCCCTGCGTTGAGATTTTGCATCAATTTCAACTTGCGTATTTCTGAATTTCCAACATCATCGAGGAGGAGGAAACGGCACACGTGAGTCCAGGTGAGTCCAGGTGGTTGAGCtggctaacctagctagcttgGTGGGCATTCACTTCAATATTCtttatgcttttgtttttttaggctttGTGTTTTAGTGTGCAGGCTTTTCAACTAAATCTGCCTAATTGAGGCTTTTTGATTAAAGTTCTCCATGCTCTCAGTAAAAACTGGATAACCTAACAACTTTCACTTTCATATAAAATGGATTCAAGTGTTTATGAAGTGGAAAACCAGTtgaaatgtacaaaataatatCTTTACTGTAATTTGTACCTCAATTCTTCTTCAACACTGCAATGGTAAATAAAAGAATTGGCTCTCTCCCTTCCAGTGGAGAAAAAATGATGCAGTGGCATATAAAACACCTTAGTAGGGTTAAAAACTGGTTGAAgatacatactatacatattTAGATTTTAGCCACAGACTTTATATTTGTTTCCAGACAGATACAAATCACTTcctcttacatttttttttccagttctgAATAAGTCTGGTGTGTCATCCTACTTCCTGTGCAGGCCAGGCAGGAAATACCGCTACCTCACAACACGGCTCAGGCATAGTTTATCTCCATACGTGATGACAGAAATACAAAAAGGCATGGACAAATTATTTTCCAGAGTCAGTCTGTTTCATGTTAATACCTATTAGATATTAATTTTACGCCAAGGAAGATATCTAAAATATGACTAAATGACTTCCTCTAAACTCAAATATTAGAATATGAAAAGCAACACAGACtgaggtttaaaaaataaaatctaagtaTAATGCGTATCATATATATAAAATGcatactttcttttcatttttacacaatGAACATTCAGTACAGAAAAATGCTTTGCACATCACAAGAAGGCCACGTGATGGTCTAGTACCAAAACGTTGCCTACTATTAAATTCATTCAACTTCTTAAAAGACTTTTcgcaagttagacagtgtgcagGAGTTTCTTTGCAACATACATAACATGTTAACTATCTTTCTTCTTGTTCTGTATCTCTGACACAGACTCAACTGTATTTATAATAAATGTAATCTACTTGCATGTCAGACATTTAGTGCAATGGGGAGTCTGCGTTTGCTTGTTTATCATTAATGCAGTCGAGACCCTTTTTTGCTTTCTATCTGGATTCCAGCCACAGAGAAAAATTAGCTTCTGCTAGGAAAATCAAattcaaatgcattttttttgtaaccGATAGGTCTCTCTTAGACAGATAAGCTCagggttttcccttttttaaaggCCCTGAAGTTAAATGAAGAGCCTGCAGACTTGGACATGAGAAGAAACAGGAAGGGGTCCAGACAGGCATGGAGGCAGTACAAACACACCGCCACTTTAAAGTGCACGTACAAACTCTCTGTTCTGTCCACAAACAGTTGCACGTAATGGAGGAAGTGCAGGACTCCAGCGGGGGAAAAACACACGAGGAAGATGACAAACACCAGCGAGCTGGCCTTGATGTACATCGCCCAGTCTTGGTGCGATCGCTTCAGTTCGTGCACGATTCGGGCGTAGCACACGACCGTGACCACCAGCGGCAGCAGGAGGCCGAAGACGGTCAGAAACAGGTTGTAGTAGAGCAGAAAGATGTCGGTCTCAGAGGAAAGAGGCATGACGTCGTGGCAGGTGATGCGGTCCACCTCTGGGATCCAATAGCTCTGCTGGACCAGGAGCTCCGGGATGACGGCGGCACCGAACACCCCCCAAACCACCACGCTGACCCAGGCGGTGAACATCCTCTTGGGGAGACCTTTGTACATGAACGGGTGCGCCACAGCCAGGTAGCGCTTGATGCTGATGCAGGCCAGCGTCTGGGCTGAGCAGTAGAGGTTGCCATAGAAACAGGCCGTGACCACCCGGCAGGCAGCCTCTCCGAGCACCCAGTGGTTTCCATGGAAATGGTAGTGAGCCTtgaagaagagggagaggaggagaaagaggtcGGAGACAGCCAGGCTGCAGTAGAGGATGGCGGAGGACACTTTTCGGATTTTAGAGCCCACCGTGCACAAGATGGCGATGTTGGCCGGGATCCCCACAGCAACAACCAACATGTAAATAACGGGGATGACCCGGGTGCTCAGGGCGCCGCGTAGGTACCCGACGGTGCTGTTGCTTAGAGACTGCAGAGCTGGAGGGGACTGGGATGAAATGGGAGCTTGTGTCCCATTTGGAACAATAAAGGATTTGGTCTGAATAACGTGCTCTCCTAAAAATGTTCTGGGCACAACAACCCAAACCTCGGAGCTGTTGCTCTGCAGTTGTCTTCTCCCTTTCTCtgaaacaaaatacaagaagTCATGGGTTAATAATAGTGTTGTTCATTAGATTCATTACTCTCCAACATGTTTaaatcaaaatacattttgaatgttttgtgtCCAGTGGTGGAATACAACTAAGTACATATTCTAGTACTTAGTATTTACCAATTAACAGGGACAAAGCAAGGGGGGGCTTTTGAGGCTACAGCCccaaatgttttctcaaaagccCCAAATCTTTTAAGGTATAACATAACTTTAACTCTCTGTCATTTCCTCTTTAGTCACTCTGACTGGATTGAAAATCAGTCGAGCAAAAGGTCCATTACTGGGGAAATGTGGCCTTCGTTTTAAGACTATTTGCAGTTTACGCCAAATTCCTACCCTACACGAGTTATGTTACTCACAAAATATTGACATATTTTTAGGTGGTAGGAGTAAAAATGAGTCATCCTACTATCTAAGGAGGACAcgggattaaaaaaacatgtactctttagaagaggtacttatcttcactcgagtttatGCAcaggaaagtcaccggacgccacaacCTTGTGAACAGAGTCacactgagaaacacagagaggtgGTGTGGAGCTGACGGTCTTAATTATTCTCTAACTAACTCATTTGGCGATGGCTTATATGTAAGAGATGTTCATAATgtaaaaaagttacgcacttaAGCCTAAACTATTAAAAACTAACTATGAActattattaaattaatgtaTTGATTCAGTTCCTTGGTTAATCATTTTGTGTTTGAAATGTTCGAAAATAGCTAAAAATAcccgttttcatttttaatatccAAAATAAAAGGAATTCGAAATAAAGGGTGAATAATGTTGGGAAAAGGCGGCAAAAtcaatgaaggaaaaaaaaaaaatacaaaacacaaaaacgacattaaaaaaaactgtgtaaaaAGCAACATAAATGTTGAGATAAAGGGAAGACCACACAAGTGTTAAAGATGAAATCCAAAGTGTTGAGTTGTGTCTGACCACAAACCAAAGATGGCACCACTAATCTTTTATGGCAAACAATATCGTGTCATAACCGTGGTGGAACCGTGACGACGGCCCCCGCCGTGCAAATGATGGTAATCAGATAGTatctacttaaagtataaaaactACTGGTTTAATAATCCTTAATGCGTTTTGTTGCAATTTCCTGCTGTAGATGTTGAAGGCTGTGCTATTTATAACTCATTTACAATCTGTTGGGTTTAATCTACAGCAttgcatcatattctataagGCCATCTTATGTTTGTAGTGACgctgtcctgtgagaaccacGTATCTCAGAAAACAGCCCTGTTTCTGGCTTTGTGTCGATGCATGTGCCAGCTAATCCAAAAGGGTTTTATAACCCTCAtgatgtcctcgggtcaaatttgacatgttttcagtttttttaacacaaaaaaatgggccttcgaaataagcactgaaaatgtcaacattagaaatatcaaataactttgaaaaacaacattaattAAGCACCCACGacttggaaaaagtgacaaaaaagcaataatagcgttgatttaaaaacctttttttcatatttgatgagaagacaacaaaagggttaaaaacTTTATCTCGCTTAAAATTGGAATTTAAGTGGCCATAGTTCTGCCCTAAGACgaacactatataattgcataaaatctaatatcttaactgaattgacttctcttacaaaatgagattgtacaagctctgCACTATATGTATAATTAGTTactatgttttacagcaacttttcctgtcgaccctcggtggttgtactggaggtgatgccATCCGCCACATGCTGCTGAGACAGTACAGCTTGCggggaagaaagacaaagaaagccttccaggacctggctgtatgcagggttataacaggcaggttttattttattgttcacattagtattatgcttagcttggctgacaagaggttttaatttgacttataactttgcttcatttggacttctactctagcggcctgccagaaaaacttccctgcgctgactgctgcagaagcggaggatttgattgggcaagttctgaagtttgccccacacagacggtaaatttaagttcttctgcgttatgttcataataaagttcatcaaaaaaattattttgtcaatgtgttcattcttagtattacatgtctaacttttgtttatttctttataggccagctgagaaggactgagccgtggaaccatggagcccctttttaattttttattaatatatattatatattttttgtgacttattttgcacacactttacaaatatctttatgcatcttgcactacatccttatcttttttgtatttttttcagttgtttgaatattaaagttttgaaatgccatcaagtatgcctgttcattcattcctactaatataacttttgtGTGTCTAGTCTaatcttttcttaacgttctgggaacgtttgtttatggttacagcgaacgttcccctaacgttaagagaccgttccgtaacgttcgctgagTGTTGCAACGCTAatggaacgttcccctaacgttcgctaaaggttgcaacgtttagggaacgttcccctaacgttcgctaaaggttgcaacgttaagggaacgttcccctgacgttctctaaaggttgtaacttttagagaacgttaggcgaacgttccgagaacgttctctgtaaccaaaaacgaacgttcccggaacgttaagaaaaccttccaattaaccagcagacaaccaaactacaaccaaaacaaaccttcagggaacgttcccacaaccaaaaacgaacgttctcagaacgttctgggaaccaaaaattgttagctgggttaAGAAGCGGGATCATTTTCTCAACTCGTTCCTccagtttaacacaaacattcaacatcaacacatctggagatacgtggtttCCACTGGACAGGTGTGGGAGGAAACACTGTGAAATATAAAGGGACTAAAGCTGTCAGGGGGGGAAAACAGTAGTGGAGTAGGAGTAGGAAATAGCAATGAATGAAAAAACTTAagtaaaacacaagtataaataTGTACTTTAGTGAGAGTACttgtgtaaatgtacttagttgcaTTCCTCCGCTGCAGATTCCAAATTTACTCAGAAATCAACTCAACCAAAGATCATTTATTCACGCCAGTGAGAACCATAAATGTCCCCTTACAGTTGACATTATTACTGCAAGAATCCAAGAAAGGGAAATCTTTCAGAACAAGTTGATTGTGAAGTGAAATGCGATGCAGAATGGGAATGGTAAAAGGCTTGTTCCTAAACTATCTCTGAGCTGCGTCTCTTACCTTCCTTTTGAAGGGTGCCACTCAGACAGACGACAAAAACCAGGGAGAAAAAGAGCACTTTCCCCATTTTCTTCTAATCCTTGAACAGCTCTCGAAAAATCCCTTCTCTCGGGCTCGCTGCGTGCTCAGCTCCGCATTTCATCGCTGCTCTGTGTCACTTTTGTttgctgctcctctgttggtgTGCTCGAGCTACAACGACACCTCCCGGGCCCACCACGGGGAATGTGGGTTGTCTTTGGTTTCTGTTTTAACATGCACACAGTGTGAACTTACCAACTCGTTGTCTCTCTGTTGCCCTTCTTGTTCAATGGGATTAAAAGGTGTCAGTgatttgtatgtgtatatttgcCAGGGTATATGCCATGCATCAAAGCTCAttggctctttttcttccttaaaCTTTCAccctaaaatgtttttacaaaccCATCTGTATTCACTCACTTCATTGGAAACACATGGTGCTTGACTGTAATACCAACCACAAAGTCCCTGTATAATACGTacacaatgtctttttttttttttttgctgctagGGATCTCCATGGCATACAGGGTTAGTCCTTTTTAAGacatttctttttccaaaaGTATTTCTGCTGAGCATTTCAAGAAGTTTTACACACAAGatccaaaaaaaaagacccaaggATTACATAAGAAATGGGgaaggggacaaaaaaaaagaatgaaacacaCAAAGCCACATCAGCTGAATGTAAAAATAGAACTGAATAAAAACCACTTCCACAGAGTAGGTAAACTTAAATCAAACAATACCCATTTTTCTAGAAATAAGAGACATGTAGTTAAATGTCCTACGTGACAGATGTGAGAATAAAGGTGTTTCAAGACATTTgaatgcagaaatgttacatatCTTTAactgtacagtaaatgtatAGAAATTCGTGGCAATTTTGGAAACTCTGGGCAACGTTTTGTTCTGATGCCTGGAGCGATGTGGAGTGAGGTAATATACGGAAAGGGGCCAGCGGGTGGGCAAGGAAATGTCTGTCTGAAGACGATAAGCTTGTCCAAACATATGCCCTTTTGCTCAGTCTTCAGTTCCTGTATTTTTGTATCATTTCAACATGCAGATAGGTCTTATTTTGGATCATGACCCCTTTTTTAGAAAGACTTCCATTCAGCTGTCCACTTCaggttttctgctttttttttttcttcttcttcttaatcTTGCTTTTTATAATTACAGAAAACTCGATGTGCTTGAATACTGTCGCAACCTTCAGGACGAACAGTTTCAAGTatcattttaagtgttttatttttaaagggaCCATTTTTACCAACACACTAACCTCCAGCTGATCGCAGATGTGACCTATGACCTTGTTTTCATCTAATGTGTTTGTCAGATGTGGGAAGATGAGATGTTTTCATTTCCGACATCTgtttgacaccccccccccatccattgCATCATGGAGATGACTCAAACTGGGAACAGATGAATGCGTCTACCTTCACACCATCAACACAAACAGAACCCAAGCCGGCCAGAGAGGGTTAGTTTACTGTCAGATGCAGGAATAGTCCAAGAGTCATCCATGTGACACATACGTGATGTGTTACCAATTAAAAAGTTTGccagtaaattttttttttttact from Etheostoma spectabile isolate EspeVRDwgs_2016 chromosome 16, UIUC_Espe_1.0, whole genome shotgun sequence encodes:
- the LOC116704194 gene encoding proteinase-activated receptor 3, with protein sequence MGKVLFFSLVFVVCLSGTLQKEEKGRRQLQSNSSEVWVVVPRTFLGEHVIQTKSFIVPNGTQAPISSQSPPALQSLSNSTVGYLRGALSTRVIPVIYMLVVAVGIPANIAILCTVGSKIRKVSSAILYCSLAVSDLFLLLSLFFKAHYHFHGNHWVLGEAACRVVTACFYGNLYCSAQTLACISIKRYLAVAHPFMYKGLPKRMFTAWVSVVVWGVFGAAVIPELLVQQSYWIPEVDRITCHDVMPLSSETDIFLLYYNLFLTVFGLLLPLVVTVVCYARIVHELKRSHQDWAMYIKASSLVFVIFLVCFSPAGVLHFLHYVQLFVDRTESLYVHFKVAVCLYCLHACLDPFLFLLMSKSAGSSFNFRAFKKGKTLSLSV